One window from the genome of Magnolia sinica isolate HGM2019 chromosome 4, MsV1, whole genome shotgun sequence encodes:
- the LOC131242001 gene encoding uncharacterized protein LOC131242001 translates to MPLHLWENLISFSVKTPSNRFKTYLYCSLPIPLSRFFCSSQSQNSISVVDYLINQHGFSSEAASKASTALTRIKTPEKSDSVLAFFVHCGFSMTHVEKIIQHAPELLSSDVDKTLKPKIKIFEELGFPQNDIADIVSTDPWILTRSAKKQLLPSLLLLRRVVQSNAAVCKVLKLSGWFLKCDLEKTMVPSIDFMKSCGISEAQISKLVFSFPRFFVLKPDTIKAVVKRVDEFGFNRQKKMYLHAIRIVSSMSREKLEYKFGIFRSLGWSEVDILSVFRRVPQVFSVSEKKIREGMDFLLNTRKLEISFTVLNPGMLMFSLEGRIKPRHRVLEILERKDLLRKDLNMASVFQMTDQRFLGKYVHRYPDEFENLFRAYKGLELKQ, encoded by the coding sequence atgcctcTGCATCTCTGGGAGAATCTCATCTCATTCTCCGTCAAAACCCCTTCAAATCGATTCAAAACCTATCTATACTGCTCCCTACCAATACCCTTGTCCCGGTTTTTCTGTTCCTCTCAATCCCAAAACTCGATCTCTGTCGTTGATTATCTAATCAACCAACATGGATTCTCCTCCGAAGCTGCTTCCAAGGCCTCTACTGCCCTCACCCGCATCAAGACTCCCGAAAAATCCGATTCTGTCCTTGCCTTTTTCGTCCATTGCGGTTTCTCCATGACCCACGTTGAGAAAATTATCCAGCACGCCCCAGAGCTCCTCTCCTCCGATGTCGACAAGACCCTCAAACCCAAAATCAAGATTTTCGAAGAATTGGGTTTTCCCCAAAATGACATTGCTGATATAGTTTCTACAGACCCTTGGATTCTCACTCGCAGTGCCAAGAAACAGCTACTCCCTTCGCTCCTCCTTCTGAGGAGAGTCGTCCAATCAAACGCGGCCGTCTGTAAGGTGCTCAAGCTATCTGGGTGGTTCCTCAAATGCGATTTGGAGAAGACCATGGTACCGAGCATTGATTTCATGAAAAGCTGCGGAATCAGCGAGGCCCAGATTTCGAAATTGGTCTTTAGCTTTCCAAGATTCTTCGTTCTTAAACCTGATACAATCAAGGCCGTCGTCAAAAGAGTGGACGAATTTGGTTTCAATCGACAGAAAAAGATGTACCTTCATGCCATTCGGATCGTTAGCTCAATGAGTAGAGAGAAATTGGAGTACAAATTTGGGATTTTCCGGAGCCTGGGTTGGTCTGAAGTTGATATATTATCTGTATTCCGGAGAGTGCCACAGGTATTTTCAGTTTCGGAGAAGAAAATAAGGGAAGGAATGGATTTCCTTCTCAACACGAGGAAACTCGAAATCTCTTTCACAGTTCTAAATCCAGGAATGCTGATGTTCAGCTTGGAAGGTAGGATTAAACCCCGGCACCGGGTTTTGGAGATTTTGGAAAGAAAGGATTTGCTCCGCAAAGATCTCAACATGGCTTCAGTATTTCAGATGACGGATCAACGGTTTTTGGGGAAATACGTTCATCGGTATCCTGATGAATTCGAGAATCTTTTCAGAGCTTACAAGGGTTTGGAGctaaaacagtaa